Proteins encoded in a region of the Hyphomicrobiales bacterium genome:
- a CDS encoding pitrilysin family protein → MDVKTTRLENGLTVVTDHMPHLKSAALGVWVNAGSRTETASEHGLAHLLEHMAFKGTTTRSATKIAEEIEAVGGELNAATSVENTAYYARILSDDMPLAVDILSDILQNSTLNSEELAREQHVILQEIGASLDMPEDLIFDRFQETAFSDQSIGRPILGTPESVMAFDANAIKHYLDHHYLAKEMIVSAAGEVDHEALVAEVKKRFTKLPKGSAEKSAPARYIGGEFLEERPLQEAQIILGFEGYSYEHEDFFTIQFLAAVLGGGMSSRLFQEVREKRGLCYSVYAFHWAYSDTGLFGIHAATGKEDIAKLMPVILDELENISINLTESEVDRAKAQMRANLLMSLESPATRATQLARHLLLFGRCITPDEQVERINAVTANCIKRVAQRVFSTSHPTLSAIGPIKGMLRIDDVVSRLQILQAAE, encoded by the coding sequence ATGGATGTAAAAACCACACGCCTTGAAAATGGATTGACCGTCGTCACTGACCATATGCCACACCTGAAAAGTGCGGCATTGGGCGTATGGGTTAACGCTGGCTCACGCACTGAAACAGCGAGCGAACACGGCTTGGCGCACCTGCTGGAGCATATGGCGTTCAAAGGAACAACGACGCGCAGCGCCACCAAAATTGCCGAGGAAATTGAAGCTGTTGGTGGTGAATTAAATGCAGCGACCAGCGTCGAGAACACAGCTTATTATGCTCGTATTTTGAGTGATGACATGCCGCTGGCGGTTGATATTTTGAGTGATATTTTACAAAACTCCACACTCAACTCTGAAGAACTCGCGAGAGAACAACATGTTATCCTTCAGGAAATCGGCGCATCACTGGATATGCCGGAAGATTTGATCTTTGACCGCTTTCAAGAGACAGCCTTTAGCGATCAATCCATCGGACGCCCCATTTTAGGCACACCTGAAAGCGTCATGGCCTTTGATGCAAATGCAATTAAGCATTATCTTGATCATCATTATCTCGCTAAAGAGATGATTGTCAGCGCTGCCGGTGAAGTGGATCATGAGGCCTTGGTTGCCGAGGTCAAAAAACGATTTACTAAACTGCCGAAAGGAAGCGCAGAGAAATCAGCCCCAGCCCGCTATATCGGTGGAGAATTTCTAGAAGAACGCCCTTTACAGGAAGCGCAGATTATTCTTGGGTTTGAAGGATATTCCTATGAACACGAAGACTTCTTCACAATACAGTTTTTAGCGGCTGTTCTGGGTGGCGGCATGTCATCTCGGCTATTTCAAGAAGTGCGTGAAAAACGCGGCCTTTGCTATTCGGTCTATGCTTTCCATTGGGCTTATTCAGACACTGGACTTTTTGGCATTCATGCCGCGACAGGTAAGGAAGATATAGCTAAACTGATGCCCGTCATTCTTGATGAGCTTGAGAATATCAGTATTAATCTCACCGAATCTGAGGTAGACCGCGCCAAAGCCCAGATGCGGGCTAATCTTTTGATGAGTCTAGAAAGCCCGGCAACAAGAGCTACTCAACTTGCCCGTCACTTATTGTTATTTGGCCGCTGCATCACGCCTGACGAACAGGTTGAACGGATCAATGCCGTCACTGCAAATTGTATCAAGCGAGTAGCGCAAAGGGTGTTCTCAACCTCGCACCCAACCTTGTCAGCCATTGGCCCCATTAAAGGCATGTTGCGCATTGATGATGTCGTGAGTCGACTTCAAATTCTGCAGGCAGCAGAGTGA
- the thrC gene encoding threonine synthase, with protein sequence MKYVSTRGDAPSLSFCEAVLAGLARDGGLYLPERWPILDEATIAGFAGKPYADVAYSVIHPFVDGEIDDNTLRTLINEAYATFRHPAVTPLIQVADNEFVLELFHGPTLAFKDVAMQLLSRLMDHVLSHKKHHATIVGATSGDTGGAAIEAFRGRSNTDIFILFPQGRVSDVQRRQMTTVSDGNVHALAIEGNFDDCQAIVKSMFTHLSFRDEVALSGVNSINWGRIVAQIVYYFTAASALGAPKRKISFTVPTGNFGDIFAGYVAKQMGLPIDRLVIATNRNDILARTLETGNYHGTGVEKTISPSMDIQVSSNFERLLFELYQRDGAEVKTLMERLKQAGSFTIEEAPLSKLRVEFDAGRSSEEETADEIKRTHEKAGYLLDPHTAVGRVVARNTCADAPVMVTLGTAHPAKFPDAVKAATGVHPKLPEWMEDLMQREEKFTVLPNDQKVVEAFIKERTRAVSLKR encoded by the coding sequence ATGAAATACGTAAGCACACGGGGTGACGCTCCATCTCTCAGTTTTTGTGAAGCGGTATTGGCGGGACTTGCTCGTGACGGCGGTCTTTATTTGCCAGAGCGCTGGCCAATTCTTGATGAAGCAACAATTGCAGGTTTCGCAGGCAAGCCCTATGCGGACGTCGCTTATAGCGTCATTCATCCCTTTGTCGATGGTGAGATTGATGACAACACGCTACGTACTTTGATCAATGAAGCCTATGCGACATTTCGTCACCCCGCTGTAACACCGCTCATTCAGGTTGCAGACAATGAATTTGTACTGGAGCTGTTTCACGGCCCGACATTGGCTTTCAAAGACGTTGCGATGCAACTTCTCTCCCGATTGATGGATCATGTGTTAAGTCATAAAAAACACCACGCCACGATTGTCGGCGCCACATCAGGCGATACGGGTGGTGCAGCGATTGAAGCTTTTCGAGGTCGCTCCAATACCGATATTTTCATTCTCTTCCCCCAAGGGCGTGTATCAGACGTTCAACGCCGCCAAATGACGACCGTGTCGGATGGGAATGTTCATGCACTAGCCATTGAGGGTAACTTTGATGATTGCCAAGCGATCGTTAAATCAATGTTCACGCATCTCTCCTTCAGGGATGAGGTCGCCCTTTCGGGTGTGAACTCCATCAATTGGGGGCGCATTGTCGCGCAGATTGTCTATTATTTTACAGCAGCCAGTGCTCTTGGCGCGCCAAAGCGCAAAATCTCATTCACTGTTCCAACTGGTAACTTTGGTGATATTTTTGCAGGCTATGTGGCAAAGCAGATGGGATTGCCAATAGATCGACTGGTGATCGCGACGAATCGCAATGATATTTTGGCCCGCACTCTTGAAACGGGCAACTATCATGGAACCGGCGTAGAAAAAACCATCTCGCCTTCGATGGATATACAAGTATCATCAAATTTTGAACGGCTTCTTTTTGAGCTTTACCAGCGCGATGGTGCCGAGGTTAAAACCTTGATGGAACGGCTTAAACAAGCTGGCTCTTTTACCATCGAAGAGGCCCCGCTTTCCAAACTACGCGTTGAGTTTGATGCTGGTCGATCGAGCGAAGAAGAAACCGCAGATGAGATCAAAAGAACCCATGAAAAGGCAGGGTATCTGCTTGACCCGCATACAGCGGTTGGAAGAGTTGTCGCACGAAACACTTGCGCTGACGCACCAGTCATGGTGACATTGGGTACAGCCCATCCGGCAAAGTTCCCGGATGCCGTTAAAGCTGCAACGGGAGTTCATCCAAAATTACCAGAATGGATGGAGGATTTGATGCAACGAGAGGAAAAATTTACTGTGCTACCCAATGACCAAAAAGTGGTTGAAGCTTTTATTAAAGAACGGACACGTGCCGTCTCTTTAAAACGTTGA